From the genome of Nocardia sp. NBC_01503, one region includes:
- a CDS encoding EXLDI protein produces the protein MPNKTIYVSDEDLKLFQRAQELVGGNLSGAIVTALRRFIELEEGRIEGYEEVVLKVGKEGTRQIRFSGALLSHWHQVGDHRVEDIRVYRTRKGAFAVHSHFSNWSEFPADTNPLKDWKQWRRFLGLGEQDWGDYDFEVFEKIEDMQGKIPDRLYARVLDAADHSSIEELDI, from the coding sequence ATGCCGAACAAGACGATCTACGTATCCGATGAGGACCTCAAGCTGTTTCAGCGAGCGCAAGAGCTGGTGGGGGGAAATCTGTCGGGCGCGATCGTGACGGCGCTGCGCCGCTTCATCGAGCTCGAGGAGGGGCGCATCGAGGGCTACGAAGAGGTGGTCCTCAAAGTGGGTAAGGAAGGCACTCGGCAGATTCGTTTCTCCGGCGCCCTGCTGAGCCACTGGCACCAGGTCGGCGACCATCGTGTCGAAGACATTCGGGTGTACCGCACTCGCAAGGGCGCGTTCGCGGTGCACAGCCACTTCTCCAACTGGAGTGAATTCCCGGCCGATACCAATCCGCTCAAGGACTGGAAGCAGTGGCGACGCTTCCTCGGCTTGGGCGAACAGGATTGGGGCGATTACGACTTCGAGGTCTTCGAGAAGATCGAGGATATGCAGGGCAAGATCCCGGATCGGCTGTACGCCCGTGTGCTCGACGCCGCCGATCACTCGAGTATCGAAGAGCTCGACATCTGA
- a CDS encoding ATP-binding cassette domain-containing protein, translating into MNPNYGPAAIQVAGLCKSFGEHIVLDRIDFTVPQGSIFSLLGPNGAGKTTTVQILSTLIKSDGGEITVGGYDLATQPEKVRSSIGVTGQFSAVDELLTGRENLMLMGDLHRLPRGESRRLAADLLEKFDLVDAADKVASSYSGGMTRRLDLAMTLVGDPRIIFLDEPTVGLDPRSRRAMWDIIRELVAGGVTIFLTTQYLDEADQLADRIAVLYRGRLVAEGTADQLKRLVPGGYVKLDFSDRAELDLAAKAFGDAAQVNGDLTLAIPSDGGVRSMREVLDRLDAARIEPAGLSVHTPDLDDVFLALTGGHSTDKENAK; encoded by the coding sequence ATGAATCCCAACTACGGCCCAGCCGCGATACAGGTCGCGGGCCTGTGCAAATCCTTCGGAGAGCACATCGTGCTCGACCGCATCGACTTCACCGTTCCGCAGGGCAGCATCTTCTCGCTGCTCGGGCCGAACGGCGCGGGCAAGACCACCACCGTGCAGATCCTCTCCACGCTGATCAAGTCGGACGGCGGCGAAATCACCGTCGGCGGTTACGATCTCGCCACCCAGCCCGAGAAGGTGCGCTCGAGCATCGGGGTGACCGGACAGTTCTCCGCCGTGGACGAACTGCTCACCGGCCGCGAGAACCTCATGCTCATGGGTGACCTGCATCGGCTGCCGCGCGGTGAAAGCCGTCGCCTCGCAGCGGATCTGCTGGAGAAGTTCGATCTGGTCGATGCCGCGGACAAGGTCGCCTCCAGCTACTCCGGCGGTATGACCCGCCGCCTGGATCTGGCCATGACACTGGTCGGGGATCCGCGCATCATCTTCCTGGACGAGCCCACCGTCGGCCTGGATCCGCGCAGTCGCCGCGCCATGTGGGACATCATCCGCGAACTGGTCGCGGGCGGGGTCACCATCTTCCTCACCACCCAGTACCTGGACGAGGCCGATCAACTGGCCGACCGCATCGCGGTGCTGTACCGGGGTCGCCTGGTCGCCGAGGGCACCGCCGATCAGCTCAAGCGGCTGGTCCCGGGCGGATATGTGAAACTCGATTTCAGCGATCGCGCCGAACTCGACTTGGCCGCAAAGGCTTTCGGCGATGCCGCACAGGTCAATGGTGATCTCACCCTCGCCATTCCGAGTGACGGCGGCGTGCGCTCCATGCGCGAGGTACTCGACCGCCTCGATGCCGCCCGCATCGAACCCGCCGGCCTGTCCGTGCACACCCCCGACCTGGATGACGTCTTCCTCGCCCTGACCGGCGGCCACTCGACCGATAAGGAGAACGCGAAATGA
- a CDS encoding ABC transporter permease: MSTAERSDSMRGGGRVTGGRSLAMTFTDSKTMLRRNLLHAKRYPAMTISMLVMPIVMLLMFNYIFGGALKNSTGGEKYIQYLTPGMMLIIPAYMVAGIAVGISTDMTKGIVNRFRTMHISQPSILTGSVLGSVIQGLLGTVVMTLVAVAIGFRSDANALEWVAAFGLIGLTLFALNWLGAGFGVIAQNPESASNLPTPILLLPFFGSGLVPTDTMPAGVKQFAEYQPFTPITETLRGLLQGTEIGHNGILAVGWCLLLGVIGYVWSTSAFKRKTS, encoded by the coding sequence ATGAGCACAGCAGAGCGTAGCGATTCGATGAGGGGCGGCGGTCGGGTGACGGGTGGGCGTTCCCTGGCAATGACTTTCACCGATTCCAAGACCATGTTGCGCCGGAATCTGTTGCACGCCAAGCGGTATCCGGCCATGACCATCAGCATGCTGGTGATGCCCATCGTCATGCTGCTGATGTTCAACTACATCTTCGGCGGTGCGCTGAAGAACTCCACCGGCGGCGAGAAGTACATCCAATACCTGACCCCCGGCATGATGCTGATCATTCCGGCCTACATGGTCGCGGGCATCGCGGTGGGCATCTCCACCGATATGACCAAGGGAATTGTGAATCGCTTTCGCACCATGCATATTTCGCAGCCCTCGATCCTGACCGGATCGGTGCTGGGCAGTGTGATCCAGGGCCTGCTTGGCACCGTCGTCATGACCCTGGTTGCCGTCGCGATCGGCTTCCGCTCGGATGCGAACGCACTGGAGTGGGTGGCCGCCTTCGGGCTCATCGGCCTGACCCTCTTCGCACTGAACTGGCTCGGCGCGGGCTTCGGCGTCATCGCGCAGAATCCGGAGAGCGCCAGCAACCTGCCCACCCCGATTCTGCTGCTGCCCTTCTTCGGCAGCGGCCTGGTGCCGACCGACACCATGCCCGCCGGTGTGAAGCAGTTCGCCGAATACCAGCCCTTCACCCCCATCACCGAAACCCTGCGCGGCCTGTTGCAGGGCACCGAGATCGGGCACAACGGCATCCTCGCAGTCGGCTGGTGCCTGCTGCTGGGTGTTATCGGATATGTCTGGTCCACCTCGGCCTTCAAGCGGAAGACCAGCTGA
- a CDS encoding anti-sigma factor family protein gives MTEGHDLCDGYTTWDGAYVLGALARDERREYEEHLAGCEHCRAATSKLAGLPGLLALVDTETALSIAAQQDPSTEIPPPPDRMLPTLAEHAAKRKRRQRFLSVGGAVAAAAAAALIAVPVTATVVDRGNPSMQQVVAEGPLQAQVDTPIVATFKLLTVNGQTRVDMWCDYPQSNEIYAWQLSLWVVREDGTQSKLAEWTAKPGQVFTPDGTTSAAPGQVKNVQIRNSSGKVLLAAGL, from the coding sequence ATGACGGAGGGCCACGACCTCTGCGACGGCTACACCACGTGGGACGGCGCGTATGTGCTCGGCGCTCTGGCCCGGGACGAGCGCCGCGAATACGAAGAGCACCTGGCGGGCTGCGAACACTGTCGCGCCGCCACCTCGAAGCTGGCCGGACTGCCCGGACTGCTCGCGCTGGTCGATACCGAAACCGCGCTTTCCATTGCGGCACAGCAGGATCCGTCGACCGAGATTCCGCCGCCGCCGGACCGTATGCTGCCGACCCTGGCCGAACACGCCGCGAAAAGGAAAAGGCGGCAACGGTTTCTGTCCGTCGGGGGTGCGGTGGCGGCGGCCGCCGCGGCGGCATTGATCGCCGTTCCGGTGACGGCCACCGTCGTCGATCGCGGCAACCCGTCGATGCAGCAGGTGGTGGCCGAGGGGCCACTGCAGGCACAGGTGGACACACCAATCGTCGCGACCTTCAAACTGCTCACGGTGAATGGCCAAACCCGGGTGGACATGTGGTGCGACTACCCCCAGTCGAATGAGATCTACGCCTGGCAGCTGTCGCTGTGGGTGGTGCGCGAGGACGGGACGCAGTCCAAACTCGCGGAGTGGACGGCGAAACCGGGCCAGGTCTTCACTCCGGACGGCACCACCTCGGCCGCACCCGGTCAGGTGAAGAACGTCCAGATCCGCAATTCGTCGGGCAAGGTGCTGCTGGCCGCCGGACTCTGA
- a CDS encoding sigma-70 family RNA polymerase sigma factor, translating to MPDDQAALLRVLYEEHAAALWRYTFGLVGDPGRAEDIVQETLLRAWQRPNVLDQSTTSARAWLFTVARNLAVDEHRSARSRREFRTDHPPEVPTPDQSDRALDGWLVADALARLSIDHRDVIVRAYYRGLSTAQIAGELEIPEGTVKSRMHYGMRALRLVLQEMGVTR from the coding sequence ATGCCCGACGACCAGGCCGCATTGCTCCGCGTTCTCTACGAGGAGCACGCGGCAGCGCTGTGGCGGTACACGTTCGGCCTGGTGGGTGATCCGGGCCGAGCCGAGGACATCGTTCAGGAGACGCTGCTGCGGGCCTGGCAGCGACCGAATGTGCTGGATCAGTCCACCACCTCGGCGCGGGCCTGGCTGTTCACGGTGGCCCGTAACCTGGCGGTGGACGAGCATCGCAGCGCGCGCAGTCGGCGGGAGTTCCGTACGGACCATCCGCCGGAGGTGCCGACGCCGGATCAGTCGGACCGCGCCCTGGACGGGTGGCTGGTCGCGGATGCCCTGGCGCGGTTGAGCATCGATCACCGTGATGTCATCGTCCGCGCCTACTACCGGGGCCTGTCCACCGCGCAGATAGCGGGGGAGCTGGAGATTCCGGAGGGGACGGTGAAATCCCGTATGCACTACGGCATGCGGGCGTTGCGTTTGGTGCTGCAGGAGATGGGGGTGACGAGATGA
- a CDS encoding YqgE/AlgH family protein produces MARAEEHGDRSRREFRHEDQVVRPGTLLVSATDLMEESFRRTIVYIIEHNDAGSLGVVLNRPSDTAVHDVLPNWADLAAAPRALFLGGPVKRDAALCLATVKVGMAFDGVPGLRRVDGRVVLVDLDSDPDSIAPLVEGVRVFAGYAGWTFGQLEGELDRGDWIVLSALPSDPLAGRVDLWAQVLRRQPLPLSLLATHPIELERN; encoded by the coding sequence GTGGCACGCGCAGAGGAACACGGTGACCGTTCTCGACGCGAATTCCGGCATGAGGACCAGGTGGTTCGACCTGGCACCCTGCTGGTGTCGGCGACGGATCTGATGGAGGAATCCTTCCGGCGCACCATTGTGTACATCATCGAACACAATGACGCGGGCAGCCTCGGCGTGGTCCTGAACCGCCCCAGCGATACCGCGGTTCACGACGTACTACCGAATTGGGCTGATCTGGCCGCCGCACCGCGCGCGCTCTTCCTCGGCGGCCCGGTGAAACGCGATGCCGCCCTGTGCCTGGCCACGGTGAAGGTGGGCATGGCCTTCGACGGAGTTCCCGGCCTGCGCCGGGTGGACGGCCGGGTGGTCCTGGTCGACCTGGACTCGGATCCGGACAGTATCGCCCCGCTGGTGGAGGGCGTGCGGGTCTTCGCCGGTTATGCCGGTTGGACCTTCGGCCAGCTCGAGGGTGAATTGGATCGTGGTGACTGGATAGTGCTCTCGGCGCTTCCGAGCGACCCGCTGGCGGGCCGCGTCGATCTCTGGGCGCAGGTGCTGCGCCGCCAACCGCTGCCGTTATCGCTGCTGGCGACGCACCCTATCGAGTTGGAACGAAACTGA
- a CDS encoding lysophospholipid acyltransferase family protein gives MGAPEVVLENSDAVYDFYRDHQQNLVKAKAAYWLLGRRYRPRISYAPGARERLRELISQKRPLLIAVNHLSQLDPYTVAAAAWRSALRPVIGRTRVLAKDELFLESELRARIDMMGGIPVFRGKDHGLRAVNAAGQRMIDICAERMARGDGVAVFPEGTCNDVDPTQVQTVGTGIGHIAFRAKRLGADPVLVSLGLSYGSRTDPTVEPNKEEAKSASFYFGVPVPALPSKPAEITRVVRDELQTALDGAVAAY, from the coding sequence ATGGGAGCTCCTGAGGTCGTCCTCGAGAACAGCGACGCGGTGTACGACTTCTATCGCGATCATCAGCAGAACCTGGTCAAGGCCAAGGCCGCGTACTGGTTGCTGGGGCGGCGGTATCGGCCGCGCATCTCGTACGCGCCGGGGGCTCGGGAGCGGCTGCGCGAGTTGATCTCCCAGAAGCGGCCGCTGCTCATCGCGGTCAATCACCTGTCCCAATTGGATCCGTACACGGTCGCCGCGGCCGCCTGGCGCAGTGCGCTGCGACCGGTGATCGGGCGGACCCGGGTGCTGGCCAAGGACGAACTCTTCCTGGAATCGGAGTTGCGAGCGCGCATCGACATGATGGGCGGCATACCGGTTTTCCGGGGTAAGGACCATGGACTGCGCGCGGTCAACGCCGCCGGACAGCGCATGATCGATATCTGCGCGGAGCGCATGGCCCGCGGCGACGGGGTCGCGGTCTTCCCCGAGGGCACCTGCAATGACGTCGATCCCACCCAGGTGCAGACGGTGGGAACCGGTATCGGGCACATCGCCTTCCGTGCCAAGAGGCTCGGCGCCGATCCGGTGCTGGTGAGCCTCGGACTCAGCTACGGTTCGCGCACCGACCCGACGGTGGAGCCGAACAAGGAAGAGGCGAAGTCGGCCAGCTTCTACTTCGGTGTGCCGGTGCCCGCGCTGCCGAGTAAGCCCGCCGAGATCACCCGGGTGGTGCGCGACGAATTGCAGACCGCACTCGACGGTGCGGTCGCGGCCTACTAG
- a CDS encoding GNAT family N-acetyltransferase: protein MPSESIASVEVRKNAALDRFELYVDGMLAGVAAYQDTANERAFVHTEIYPQHEGLGYGRKLVQGALDQTREAGFGILPMCPMVHHFVESRPEYLALVPMWSRQRLNLPQ, encoded by the coding sequence ATGCCGAGTGAGTCGATTGCGTCTGTCGAGGTCCGCAAGAATGCCGCACTTGATCGCTTCGAGCTGTATGTGGACGGCATGCTCGCGGGCGTCGCGGCATATCAGGACACCGCGAATGAGCGCGCCTTCGTGCACACCGAGATCTATCCACAGCATGAGGGCCTGGGCTACGGTCGCAAACTCGTCCAGGGTGCGCTCGATCAGACCCGCGAAGCCGGATTCGGCATTCTGCCGATGTGCCCGATGGTGCACCATTTCGTGGAGTCCCGGCCGGAGTACCTGGCATTGGTGCCGATGTGGTCGCGGCAGCGACTGAATCTGCCGCAGTAA
- a CDS encoding glycerate kinase produces MTHAGPRRVILAPDKFKGSLTAAQVAAALAAGIERAAPGTRVRQLPIADGGDGTVEAFLAAGWERVALEAPGPTGAPVATAYARHGGTAVIELAAVVGFAKLPGGEQDPLGANTYGLGVAIAHALDHGVRDIVLGLGGSASTDGGAGMLEALGLRIRDAFGTELPCNGRLLGHGDRVDRTGLHPALADTRITLASDVDNPLLGPNGAAAVYGPQKGATPEQVAILEAALSNWSILIGREWADRPGAGAAGGTGFGAMAVLGAVLRPGIDVVLDLVDFPAEIAGADLVVTGEGSLDSQSLNGKAPMGVADAARRAGIPVVAVSGRLRLTPEQLRDNGFAAAYALTDLEPDPARCMSDAATLLERVGASLVTR; encoded by the coding sequence GTGACACACGCCGGACCGCGCCGGGTGATCCTCGCCCCGGACAAATTCAAAGGCTCGCTCACGGCCGCGCAGGTGGCCGCCGCGCTCGCCGCGGGTATCGAACGCGCCGCACCCGGGACGCGGGTGCGGCAGTTGCCGATCGCCGACGGCGGGGACGGAACGGTCGAGGCCTTCCTGGCGGCGGGATGGGAACGGGTAGCGCTGGAGGCTCCCGGGCCGACCGGTGCACCGGTCGCCACCGCGTATGCCAGGCACGGCGGTACCGCGGTGATCGAGTTGGCGGCAGTGGTCGGATTCGCGAAACTACCTGGCGGAGAACAGGATCCGCTGGGCGCGAACACCTACGGCCTCGGTGTGGCTATCGCCCACGCGCTCGACCATGGCGTTCGCGATATCGTGCTCGGCCTGGGCGGCAGCGCCTCCACCGACGGCGGTGCGGGCATGCTGGAGGCGCTCGGGCTGCGCATCAGGGATGCGTTCGGAACCGAATTGCCCTGCAATGGAAGACTTCTCGGGCACGGTGATCGAGTGGATCGCACCGGCCTGCACCCGGCGCTGGCCGATACCCGCATCACCCTCGCCAGCGATGTGGACAATCCGCTGCTGGGTCCGAACGGTGCCGCCGCGGTATACGGTCCGCAGAAGGGGGCGACTCCCGAGCAGGTCGCGATTCTCGAAGCCGCACTGTCGAATTGGTCGATTCTCATCGGCCGCGAATGGGCGGACCGGCCAGGTGCTGGCGCGGCGGGCGGTACCGGATTCGGAGCCATGGCGGTGCTCGGCGCGGTGCTGCGCCCCGGTATCGATGTGGTGCTCGACCTGGTGGATTTCCCGGCCGAGATCGCCGGAGCCGATCTGGTGGTAACCGGTGAAGGCTCCCTCGACTCGCAGAGTTTGAACGGTAAGGCCCCGATGGGTGTCGCCGATGCCGCTCGCCGCGCGGGGATTCCGGTGGTGGCGGTCTCGGGTCGGCTGCGACTCACTCCGGAGCAGCTGCGCGACAACGGATTCGCGGCTGCCTATGCGCTCACAGACCTCGAACCCGATCCCGCGCGTTGTATGTCCGATGCCGCCACGCTGCTGGAGCGCGTCGGCGCAAGCCTGGTCACGCGATAG
- a CDS encoding winged helix-turn-helix transcriptional regulator: protein MSESGDADHPACGMSIAIDVVGGKWRLHLMWVLGGGPVRFGDIRRLLTGVSEKVLAENLRHLQASGVVHREIYPEIPPRVEYSLTPLGVELNRALRPLERWGDAHRDEIPARPRTTTA from the coding sequence ATGAGCGAATCCGGTGACGCGGATCACCCGGCGTGTGGCATGTCCATCGCCATCGATGTGGTCGGCGGGAAGTGGAGACTGCACCTGATGTGGGTGCTGGGCGGCGGTCCGGTGCGCTTCGGCGATATCCGGCGCCTGCTGACCGGCGTGAGCGAGAAGGTGCTCGCCGAGAACCTGCGCCATCTCCAGGCCAGCGGTGTGGTGCACCGCGAGATCTATCCGGAAATCCCACCGCGCGTGGAGTATTCGCTCACACCCCTGGGCGTGGAGTTGAATCGCGCGCTGCGGCCGCTCGAACGGTGGGGCGATGCGCACCGCGACGAGATTCCAGCTCGCCCCCGCACCACGACGGCGTGA
- a CDS encoding NAD(P)-dependent oxidoreductase: protein MSDQRESVSVIGLGPMGQAMVRAFLKAGVEVTVWNRSRGKVDAVVELGAKPAATVAEALDANAVAVLSLTHYAAMYDVLGSATEHLAGKVIVNLSSDSPEQARKGAAWVRSHGAEFLSGGVMSAGDNIEHPASYIFYSGPRAVFDAHAELLRPLSPQEYLGVDDGLAQVFYQALLIIFHPWMLAFDQALALIDNSGNDIDRFLPFALRSNEAFPYFMNDFAAAAKAGGWGDRAQLVMMDAGAQHIIDASEEAGVDAALSHTAQALWRKAIDATAATGQAVPVYRLLRAGR from the coding sequence ATGTCTGATCAGCGCGAATCCGTCTCCGTCATCGGCCTGGGGCCGATGGGTCAGGCCATGGTCCGGGCCTTCCTGAAGGCCGGGGTCGAGGTGACGGTCTGGAATCGCAGCCGGGGCAAGGTCGATGCCGTGGTCGAGCTCGGCGCGAAGCCGGCGGCCACCGTCGCCGAGGCGCTCGACGCCAACGCGGTGGCGGTGCTCAGCCTCACCCACTATGCCGCCATGTACGACGTACTCGGTTCGGCCACCGAACATCTGGCGGGCAAGGTGATCGTCAATCTGTCCTCGGACTCACCCGAACAGGCGCGCAAGGGTGCGGCCTGGGTACGTTCGCACGGTGCGGAATTCCTCTCCGGCGGTGTCATGTCGGCGGGCGACAATATCGAGCATCCGGCCTCGTACATCTTCTACAGCGGCCCGCGCGCGGTCTTCGACGCGCACGCCGAACTGCTGCGCCCGCTCAGTCCACAGGAGTACCTGGGTGTGGATGACGGTCTGGCACAGGTCTTCTACCAGGCGCTACTGATCATCTTCCATCCGTGGATGCTGGCCTTCGACCAGGCGCTGGCCTTGATCGACAACTCTGGCAACGATATCGACCGCTTCCTGCCGTTCGCCCTGCGCTCCAACGAGGCGTTCCCGTACTTCATGAACGATTTCGCCGCCGCGGCGAAGGCGGGCGGCTGGGGCGACCGCGCTCAGCTGGTCATGATGGACGCGGGCGCACAACACATTATCGACGCCAGCGAGGAGGCCGGCGTCGACGCTGCGCTCTCGCACACCGCACAGGCGTTGTGGCGCAAGGCAATCGACGCCACCGCTGCGACAGGGCAGGCGGTCCCGGTGTACCGGCTGCTGCGCGCGGGACGCTGA
- the aroQ gene encoding type II 3-dehydroquinate dehydratase, protein MADTVGPILVLNGPNLNMLGIRQPEVYGSDTLDDIVELCNKTAARFGREVNTFQSNSEGALIDRIHAARRVESGIVINPGGLTHTSVALRDALVIPEVPIMEVHISNVHAREEFRHHSFVSPIATAVIAGMGIQGYAAAIEFLATR, encoded by the coding sequence ATGGCTGACACCGTGGGTCCGATCCTCGTTTTGAACGGTCCTAACCTGAACATGCTCGGTATTCGGCAGCCCGAGGTGTACGGCTCGGACACGCTCGACGACATAGTCGAGCTCTGCAACAAGACGGCCGCGCGATTCGGCCGTGAGGTCAACACCTTCCAGTCGAATTCCGAAGGCGCACTGATCGACCGGATCCACGCCGCCCGGCGGGTGGAGTCCGGCATCGTCATCAACCCCGGCGGCCTCACCCACACCTCGGTAGCCCTGCGCGACGCCTTGGTCATCCCCGAGGTCCCGATCATGGAGGTGCACATCAGCAATGTGCACGCCCGCGAGGAGTTCCGGCACCACTCATTCGTCTCCCCCATCGCCACCGCCGTCATCGCGGGCATGGGCATCCAGGGCTACGCCGCGGCGATCGAATTCCTCGCCACCCGCTGA
- a CDS encoding NTF2-like N-terminal transpeptidase domain-containing protein → MDVWGSRRFRIRGAIVLAVVLAVAIAMGSCAFRERSTGAEAVVERFTSLLDKQDYDGAARLTSYPNGASATLKQVFSGLNPGKADYQMTQFIGLDGNTGLFSMTAAWNFGDKRDWKYDLQGTVRKLSVGWRISWDPALVIPQLDSKRNVKLVRTYAAPSPRVNDIVGAPLMTEQTINVVKLDPSKTGDPVGSSNALAAAIEPVAPLITGPVLLQQLSASQGKPIVAVNLREGDFEILEPRMAAIPGVVLEKQPRLISADRRVWSPLLDAMRKVWQDNNDQRAGWGVQLFEPDGAFVTQLAGEQGPPGPDIPGTMDQRLQRAAEDAVVSVGTPASIVAIQPSSGAVVAVAQNSQASEHGSVAFTGLYPVGGMIELFKNMAALTKKKAPQDVSVGDAADAASQLGVGLDFKVPGLDETTGRLPSGANAAEQVGRGNAADSLLASPWGMAIAAAAIANGQVPKPMITIGVPARTEADLPALPGDVIDRLRTMLRDGAAAPESASLNRYQGVQAYAATAGNNGWLIATMGDLAFAIHIDDVDSSDATARMAARLLQSLATPD, encoded by the coding sequence ATGGATGTGTGGGGATCCCGCCGCTTTCGGATTCGTGGCGCGATCGTGCTCGCGGTGGTGCTCGCCGTCGCGATTGCGATGGGGTCGTGTGCTTTCCGGGAGCGATCGACGGGTGCGGAGGCAGTGGTCGAGCGGTTCACCAGCCTGCTCGACAAACAGGACTATGACGGCGCGGCCCGGCTGACGTCCTACCCGAACGGTGCTTCGGCAACGCTGAAGCAAGTTTTCAGCGGCCTCAATCCGGGCAAAGCCGACTACCAGATGACCCAATTCATCGGCCTCGACGGCAATACCGGACTCTTCAGCATGACCGCGGCCTGGAACTTCGGCGACAAACGCGACTGGAAATACGATCTGCAGGGCACCGTCCGCAAACTCAGTGTGGGCTGGCGCATCTCATGGGATCCGGCCCTGGTCATCCCGCAGCTGGACAGCAAACGCAATGTCAAACTCGTCCGCACCTACGCCGCCCCGTCCCCGCGGGTGAACGATATCGTCGGCGCGCCGCTCATGACCGAACAGACCATCAATGTGGTCAAACTCGATCCGAGCAAGACCGGCGATCCGGTCGGCTCCAGCAATGCCCTGGCCGCCGCCATCGAACCGGTCGCTCCCCTCATCACCGGACCCGTACTGCTGCAACAACTGTCGGCCTCACAGGGCAAACCCATCGTCGCGGTCAACCTGCGCGAGGGTGACTTCGAAATCCTCGAACCCCGCATGGCCGCCATCCCCGGCGTGGTGCTGGAGAAGCAGCCCCGGCTCATCTCCGCCGACCGCCGCGTCTGGTCGCCGCTGCTCGATGCCATGCGGAAGGTCTGGCAGGACAACAATGATCAGCGCGCCGGCTGGGGCGTACAGCTCTTCGAACCGGACGGCGCCTTCGTCACCCAGCTCGCCGGTGAACAGGGTCCGCCCGGACCGGATATTCCCGGCACCATGGATCAGCGCCTGCAGCGCGCCGCCGAGGATGCCGTGGTGAGTGTCGGCACGCCCGCCTCCATCGTGGCGATCCAGCCCTCCAGCGGTGCGGTGGTCGCGGTCGCGCAGAACAGTCAGGCCAGCGAACACGGATCGGTCGCCTTCACCGGGCTGTACCCGGTCGGCGGCATGATCGAACTGTTCAAGAACATGGCCGCGCTCACCAAGAAGAAAGCGCCGCAGGATGTTTCGGTCGGCGATGCGGCCGATGCGGCCAGTCAGCTCGGCGTCGGCCTGGACTTCAAGGTGCCCGGCCTGGACGAGACCACCGGCCGACTGCCGTCGGGCGCGAACGCCGCCGAACAGGTCGGGCGCGGTAATGCCGCCGACTCGTTGCTGGCCAGCCCGTGGGGGATGGCCATCGCCGCCGCGGCCATCGCCAATGGCCAGGTGCCCAAACCGATGATCACCATCGGGGTGCCCGCGCGCACCGAGGCCGATCTGCCCGCGCTGCCCGGCGATGTCATCGATCGACTGCGCACCATGCTCCGCGACGGCGCCGCGGCCCCGGAGTCGGCCAGCCTCAACAGGTATCAGGGTGTGCAGGCGTACGCGGCCACCGCGGGGAACAACGGCTGGCTCATCGCCACCATGGGTGATCTCGCCTTCGCCATCCACATCGACGATGTGGACAGCTCGGACGCCACCGCCCGCATGGCGGCGCGGCTGCTCCAGTCGCTCGCGACCCCGGACTGA
- a CDS encoding DUF3054 domain-containing protein produces MKRSVPFLVDAVLVIVFCAIGRRSHDEAVLAGMLRTVWPFGVGLLLGWLIALAVAARREGADAARRFDARAVWPTGVIVWLSTLIGGMLLRVVSGQGTALSFIIVAATALGLFLLGWRAAVRAVRR; encoded by the coding sequence GTGAAGAGATCGGTGCCTTTCCTCGTCGATGCCGTACTGGTGATCGTGTTCTGCGCGATCGGCCGACGCAGTCATGACGAGGCGGTGCTGGCCGGCATGCTGCGTACGGTGTGGCCGTTCGGCGTCGGCCTGCTACTGGGCTGGCTGATCGCTCTCGCGGTCGCCGCGCGGCGTGAGGGTGCCGATGCCGCACGGCGTTTCGACGCGCGCGCGGTGTGGCCGACCGGTGTGATCGTCTGGCTGAGCACGCTGATCGGCGGCATGCTGCTGCGTGTGGTGAGCGGGCAGGGCACCGCACTGAGCTTCATCATCGTGGCCGCGACCGCGCTGGGCCTGTTCCTGCTGGGCTGGCGCGCCGCCGTGCGGGCGGTGCGCCGGTAA